In Quercus robur chromosome 11, dhQueRobu3.1, whole genome shotgun sequence, the following proteins share a genomic window:
- the LOC126704660 gene encoding uncharacterized protein LOC126704660 → MSSKISGLMRRFNPKWFKEYESWLEYSIEKDAAYCLYCYLFRQDVGMQSGGDIFVTKGFNSWNKKEKLDLHVGGVNSAHNQALKNDHNDVINEVLQKTPKNSKLAHPDIQKDIVNAVAYKTTDAIIEDLGSGFFSILVDESRDISIKEQMVVVLHYVDKKGIVTKQFLGILTLVAVANKHTNIAEFFSLVSKIVTIVGASCKRQEFLRNTQLAKITEALNLGELESGQGLNQETSLKRAGDTSWGSHYRTILNLILMFSSTVDVLKMIEKDNLLSKQRVES, encoded by the exons ATGTCATCAAAAATTAGTGGACTTATGCGTCGATTTAATCCTAAATGGTTTAAAGAGTATGAAAGTTGGTTGGAATATAGTATTGAAAAGGATGCTGCatattgtttatattgttaccTATTTAGACAAGATGTTGGTATGCAATCTGGAGGTGACATTTTTGTGACAAAGGGATTCAATAGTtggaataagaaagaaaagctaGACCTACATGTTGGAGGTGTTAATAGTGCCCATAACCAAGCTCTTAAGAATG ATCATAATGATGTTATTAATGAAGTGTTgcaaaaaactccaaaaaacaGCAAGCTAGCCCATCCTGATATTCAAAAAGACATTGTGAATGCAGTTGCATATAAAACTACCGATGCCATCATCGAAGATCTTGGCAGTGGgttcttttcaattttagttgATGAGTCCCGTGATATCTCAATAAAAGAACAAATGGTTGTTGTTTTGCATTATGTGGACAAAAAGGGAATTGTTACAAAGCAATTTCTTGGTATT TTGACTCTTGTAGCAGTTGCTAACAAGCATACTAATATTGCTGAATTTTTTAGCCTGGTTAGTAAAATAGTAACTATTGTTGGAGCTTCTTGTAAAAGACAAGAATTTTTACGAAATACACAACTTGCAAAAATTACAGAAGCATTAAACTTGGGTGAACTTGAAAGTGGGCAAGGTTTGAACCAAGAGACAAGTCTTAAACGTGCTGGTGATACAAGTTGGGGATCACATTATAGGACAATCctcaacttgattttgatgttctcTTCCACAGTTGATGTACTTAAGATGATTGAAAAGGATAACCTACTCTCTAAGCAAAGAGTTGAATCTTGA